The genomic interval CGGAGGCGCCCAAAGGTTCCCTCAGAATGGTTGGAAATCATTCGTAGAGTGTAAAGGCACAAGGGAGCTTGACTGCGAGACCTACAAGTCGAGCAGGGACGAAAGTCGGGCTTAGTGATCCGGTGGTTCCGCATGGAAGGGCCATCGCTCAACGGATAAAAGCTACCCCGGGGATAACAGGCTTATCTCCCCCAAGAGTCCACATCGACGGGGAGGTTTGGCACCTCGATGTCGGCTCATCGCATCCTGGGGCTGTAGTCGGTCCCAAGGGTTGGGCTGTTCGCCCATTAAAGCGGTACGCGAGCTGGGTTCAGAACGTCGTGAGACAGTTCGGTCCCTATCCGTCGTGGGCGTAGGAAATTTGAGAGGAGCTGTCCTTAGTACGAGAGGACCGGGATGGACGCACCGCTGGTGTACCAGTTGTCTTGCCAAAGGCATCGCTGGGTAGCTATGTGCGGAAGGGATAAGTGCTGAAAGCATCTAAGCATGAAGCCCCCCTCAAGATGAGATTTCCCATAGCGTAAGCTAGTAAGATCCCTGAAAGATGATCAGGTTGATAGGTCAGAGGTGGAAGCGTGGCGACATGTGGAGCTGACTGATACTAATAGATCGAGGACTTAACTAAAAAAATCTTAGCGTAAGCTAAGTAAGATTACTCATTTCTTATCTTTACTTCATAATCTAGTTTTGAGGGAATAACTCTCAAAAATAAATAGTCTGGTGGCGATAGCGAGAAGGTCACACCCGTTCCCATACCGAACACGGAAGTTAAGCTTCTCAGCGCCGATGGTAGTTGGGGGTTCTCCCCCTGTGAGAGTAGGACGTCGCCAGGCTATTAAAAGACCTAAAAGCAAAAATGCTTTTAGGTCTTTTTTTGTACATTAGATTGACTAAGATCCTCTAAAATAAGTGAAAATAGACAAAATGATATTTTAATAACTAGTAGTTTTGTTATGAAGGACTTCATCAGTTGGAAGTCCTTTTTCACTATTAAAATCAGAGAATAGAGCTAAACTAGGTTTATTAAATAAAATAACATAGGGTAAATTTATGTAGTATAAAATAGGTTACGCCCATTCGGCAGCCCACTTTTTCATCTCCTTTAATACACTATGAAAAGATTCACCCTTTTCTGTAAGAGAGTATTCAACGGTAATCGGAACTGTAGGGATAGCTGTTCGAATAATAATACCTCTCTTTTCTAAATGCTTTAGCGTTGTTGTTAAAGAATTAGGGCTTATCCCCTCGATGGATCTCCGTAATTCATTGAATCGTTTTGTTCCTTCAAATAATTCCCTTAAAACTAGAAATGACCATTTATTCCCGATAATATCAAGTGTTTTTTCAATTGAGCATGGAATTTCCATCCTATCCCTCCTAGTTATAAATTTATAGTTGGTTAAGTATAAGTAACTATGTCATAAAAATTTCACTACTTACATTATTATATTAAGTCTTGTAAAATAGCAATCAAGCAAACCTAGTAGAAATCTCTGGGAATTTCGAAATAGATTTAGTAAGAAAAACTTTGCAATAACAATTTGATATTTTGGAAAGTAGAAGCTAAAAGGAAAGTTATGTTCAATCATTATCTATATTTGTTAGTAGCTATATTGAAAAAATGAAAAGCGAATATTTACAGTCGTTTATTGATTAGTAAAAAGTAGTTCATATGGTAAGAATGATTATTCTATGAAATGGTCCTTTAAGGAGGTGATTTTAGTTATCTTTAATCCTTATTGGTAATAAAGTAAACTACTATAGTTCATCTTTCGTTTCTTATATCAGGAAGAGGATAGTATTTTTGCTAAAGGAGTTAACGTATAGAGATAGTAGCAAAGAAGTATATATATTTAAAAAAGGAGAAATGCATAATGGAATTCGTTACTTTAAACAATGGTTTGAAAATGCCTCAATTAGGATTTGGAGTTTGGCAAG from Niallia sp. FSL W8-0635 carries:
- a CDS encoding winged helix-turn-helix transcriptional regulator; this encodes MEIPCSIEKTLDIIGNKWSFLVLRELFEGTKRFNELRRSIEGISPNSLTTTLKHLEKRGIIIRTAIPTVPITVEYSLTEKGESFHSVLKEMKKWAAEWA